The genomic DNA CTGTTTCAGAGAGTacactaaaagagagagaaaacacacacatcacccagtTAAAAGTTACAAGTGGGAAGAAGGCTATAAAGTCATAGAATGAAATTCCTCTAAAGGTGGGACAGCCCTTTGTACCACTAACTGCTTCTTGCCGCTACAACGACGACAACAACCTTGTAATTCTTACTAggttcagttcaattttaaaTTCCTCTCTGTCGTGACGGTGTTAAGACTAGTTTTGGCCTTTACGAGGTTCTGATATCCCTGTGTTGCTGGACTCACGGTTTGAATGCGTGACGGTGGCAGGGAAAGGCTGCTGCGGCATGGGAGGGGCGGTCAGTGATGTCAGGCTTGTGTCTGGAGAAAACTGCCTCGACTGGAGGGCAGTCAGACCAGACACACTGTTAATGACTGGCACACTGTGAGACTGCGGAGATGTTAAAcctgaggtggggggggggggtaggagaaataaagagagagagagcatttaatATATGGTTTAAAGTGTGCTGTGGTGCCAATGTAACAGCGGGGCGTGAAACACTCCTAGGTCTTCTCAGCTCACGCTGCAATGTGAAAGACAATGATTTTTGTAAAGAGGAGTagggatgggttttttttcgatGGGAGAGGAGTagacaggaggaaaagagacacagaggaaaagggggggggggggggggtgagcggTTCGGAGAGTCATGTCACACTCACTGGGAGCAGCCAGAGTCATGATTAAACTCTGATGGGGATGCTGATGGTGGTAAGCGGATGGAGACAGACTGTGAATGTTGGTCAGCGTACTCACTGGGGGCAAGACACCTGGTACTGAGatctgaataaacacacacacacacacacacacacacaagtgtaaaTATACATAATGCataacacacaatgacacacaatgTTCAAACACTTTGCAAGTTAAGGCGCAGTTTGTCCACAATCGAGGAACAATCATACTCTATCATCAAACATGAGCATAAGTGGGTCTTTGTTTGGGAGAAGCAAATGGAATGAGGCAACAGATATGTTAGAGCCATAAAACGTTGGTGTTATAGACTCTTGTCTTCACATTTAGAATCAATACTGACTTTGACCCAGTTCTTGGACAGTTTTCAAAGTGcagtcatttttctttatcaGGCATAGTTTCAGAAGCGAAGACATCTTTCCTTATCACAGTTTCTGATAACACACTATTATAAGCATCTTTGTCTTTAcatgaatgacatttttatttggtGTAGTTTTATTGGCATTTTTCCTCTTATTTGTGTCCTATGTGACTTGCTAGAGTATAAACACTCTTTCAAGTGATCTCAGCTAGTTGTGAGAAAACATTAACCTTGTTAAgttgatgaagatgaagatgaaaatgattatgGTTTTAGGTAGGCGTTATTGCGACTGGTAAGAAGTTACCCCAGTGGAATGGCAATGTCTCACCATTTTGGAGTCAGGCAACAGCAGACTGTGACATGGATCCAACCCCCCTGGAGACACCTGTTGcaatgctgattggctgttgctatggtgaccGATGCCCGTAGAGGAAGTGatctcactgcctctctgctgACTGTACCTAACTTCTGTAGCGGGAAAACAAAGCTGATAAGCAATTTTTTGACCTGGTTCAGCTGCATTTGACCTGATTTGGCACATAACTGTGTATCGGGCAGCTTGATAAGAGCTGGTACTGCCTAAATACAGCTAGACATCTGACAAGCCCGTTCCTATAGACCTAAGTTATTCCTCATCTGCACTCTCTCAACTGATTCAAATAAATATCCTCTTACTACCTTGCCATCTAACAACAGATAGGCATTCAAACTCACTCAGGAATGATTTAAGAAAGCAAAGGTCAGAGTCTCCTACATGACACACAGTACAAGCAAACATGTAAccctctgactcactctcatTTTATGCAACATTTTGCCCATTGTAAAAAGTGCCTGTGGTATCTTGCCCTAACAATAAAAGTTTTGACGTTGTGCCTTTCCCACATggttcaaacaaaaacattattgaAAGCTACAATAAAAATTAATGTGTCTTAAAAGAATATAGGTCAGTATTACTCATGTTTTACTTTTCACCTTTCTTTGTGTCAAAATTTATTTTCTCCATATGACAACatgaatatgcatgtgtgtgtgtgtgtgtgtgtgtgtgtgtgtgtgtgtgtgtgtgcgtgcgtgtgtgcatatgtatgtgtgtatgtgtgtgtgtgcgtgcgtgtgtgtgtgtgcctgtgtgtgcgtgtgtgcgtatgtgtgtgggtgcgggTGCGGGtgcgggtgcgtgtgtgtgcgtgtgtgtgtgtgcgtgtgtgcatacgcgcatgcgtgtgggtgtgggtgtgtgtgggtgtgtgtgtgtgatatgacaATATATCTCCCGAtatgaaaacatgaatatgcatgtgtgtgtgtgggtgcgggtgtgtgcgtgtctgtgtacgtgcgtgcatgtgtgtcttgtctgtgaAAAAAGCTCAAACCTTGAATCTGGctggatggtgatgtagacctGTGACTGAGATGGCTGTGTGAGGCTTCCTGTGATAACAGTGGGTTTAAACTGTGCACAGCGTACGAGTCCATTGCCAGTTTCTGACGGAAAGCCTCCTCTTTGCGCCGGTTAGCAAACCAGTTGTAAACGCGCACTTCCGTGACAAGGTTGGATCCCAGGCCGTGAGCTTTGGAGGGTGACACACCTCTCTGCATGCACTCTGCCCTGACAGGAACACCAGCAGTACctgattttttatttctgctcaGACCATGTTAACATATCAAACAAAACCATATCAACTAAACCACTACACCTGTCAGtaaatgaggggggggggggggggggggggttgctatTTTCAAACAGAATTAGACTTAATTCAAGCGTGTATTGAAatatgtattagtcacagttaGGTTAGGGCATAATAGCGAGGGCAGATCTGCAGCACTACACAGATTGGTTCATCTGGACAAACTGGCGTATTGTTACTGAAGTTGAACTCTAAAGCCACATGCTTATGAATCAATTTCTAAAACTAATACCACCAAACTATTTATTCAGATACAACATGCAACCCATGCAGCGTGAATTTTCATACAGCAAAAAACTCCATCACTGTATGACATAATCCGAGACCTTGGAACCAATCGAACAGCACGTTCATGTTCTAATCTGGCACCAATGCTTCGCTCAACTTGCCAGCCAATCATCAAGCCCTTCATTAACTCTCACGGGCACAATAGTGCAAGGTCAGAACGACACAAAAACGCTATCTCATTGGCCCACAAAACCTTTCCTTAATTATTCATGCGTTTATTCCATATGAATCTTTGGTCTTGCCTGTTGCACTCCTGGACCAGGGCCTCGCGCTCCTCTTTGCTGGGATTCCTTTGTCTCTCATAGGCCTGATAAAGGATCTCCTGCGATGCTGGACCCCACTTGAAGCGGTTCCGTCTCATCCTTTTGGAGCCAGGTTCCCCCTCGTCGCCGAGAGACGTATCGGTGACGG from Chanos chanos chromosome 8, fChaCha1.1, whole genome shotgun sequence includes the following:
- the hnf1bb gene encoding hepatocyte nuclear factor 1-beta-B isoform X2, translated to MFAEMVSKLTSLQQEILSALLDSGVTKDVLVQALEDLDPCTSEMGVKMEKPYSPASVGSSNDANSNPVFLTLTSSHSKINKLSGDEVSEDGDDFDTPPILRELQSLNTEEAAEQKAEVDRMLSEDPWRAARTIKAYMQQHNIPQREVVDITGLNQSHLSQHLNKGTPMKPTKRAALYTWYVQKQREILRQFNHIRDSDLNDSGSQDQVLFFSSEFRHAGQATGSGAVTDTSLGDEGEPGSKRMRRNRFKWGPASQEILYQAYERQRNPSKEEREALVQECNRAECMQRGVSPSKAHGLGSNLVTEVRVYNWFANRRKEEAFRQKLAMDSYAVHSLNPLLSQEASHSHLSHRSTSPSKVRYSQQRGSEITSSTGIGHHSNSQSALQQVSPGGLDPCHSLLLPDSKMISVPGVLPPVSTLTNIHSLSPSAYHHQHPHQSLIMTLAAPSLTSPQSHSVPVINSVSGLTALQSRQFSPDTSLTSLTAPPMPQQPFPATVTHSNLYSLKQEPPQFSHPSRFSSMVSDSSNITHLGSMSSSKQCPLQAW
- the hnf1bb gene encoding hepatocyte nuclear factor 1-beta-B isoform X1; amino-acid sequence: MFAEMVSKLTSLQQEILSALLDSGVTKDVLVQALEDLDPCTSEMGVKMEKPYSPASVGSSNDANSNPVFLTLTSSHSKINKLSGDEVSEDGDDFDTPPILRELQSLNTEEAAEQKAEVDRMLSEDPWRAARTIKAYMQQHNIPQREVVDITGLNQSHLSQHLNKGTPMKPTKRAALYTWYVQKQREILRQFNHIRDSDLNDSGSQDQVLFFSSEFRHAGQATGSGAVTDTSLGDEGEPGSKRMRRNRFKWGPASQEILYQAYERQRNPSKEEREALVQECNRAECMQRGVSPSKAHGLGSNLVTEVRVYNWFANRRKEEAFRQKLAMDSYAVHSLNPLLSQEASHSHLSHRSTSPSSQIQEVRYSQQRGSEITSSTGIGHHSNSQSALQQVSPGGLDPCHSLLLPDSKMISVPGVLPPVSTLTNIHSLSPSAYHHQHPHQSLIMTLAAPSLTSPQSHSVPVINSVSGLTALQSRQFSPDTSLTSLTAPPMPQQPFPATVTHSNLYSLKQEPPQFSHPSRFSSMVSDSSNITHLGSMSSSKQCPLQAW